GCGGCGGCCATCCAGGAGCAGCGGCGCTTCTCGCGGCAAAACGAGCAAGAAGCCGACCGCATCGGCATCCAGAACCTGGAAAAGGCCGGTTACGACCCGCGCAACATGCCGACCATGTTCGAGCGCCTGGCACGTCAGTACCGCTACGATGCCAAACCACCCGAATTTTTGCTGACTCACCCGGTTACCGAGTCGCGTATCGCCGACACCCGCAACCGCGCCGAACAGGCGCCCAAGGGCGGCGTCGAAGACAGCATGCGCTACCAGCTGATTCGTGCACGGGTGGCACTGACCTATGAAGGCACCCCGGGCCTGGCCGCCAAGCGCTTCCGCGCCCAACTGGACGAAGACCCCAAGCTGGACGCTGCCCGTTACGGCCTTGCGCTGGCCCAGATCAAGGGCGGCCAGCTCAACGAAGCACGCGAAAACCTGAAGCCGCTGCTGGCCAAGGCGCCCAACGACATCACTTACAACCTGGCGCAGATCGACCTGGACATCACCAACAATCGTTTGGCCGATGCCCAGCAACGGGCCGAGCGGATGCAGGGTTTGTATCCGGGCAATTACCCGCTCAAGCAAGTGCGCGCCGACCTGCTGGTCAAGCAGAAGAAACCGGCCGAGGCCGAGAAGGTGCTGGACGATTTGCTCAAAAGCCGGCCGGACGACCCGGACGTGTGGTACGACGTGGCCGAAGTGCGCGGCCTTTCGGGCAACACCATTGGCCTGCACCGGGCGCGGGCGGAGTACTTCACGTTGGTGGGGGATTTTGACCAGGCGATCCAGCAGCTGGACTACGCCAAGCGCCGGGCGGGCAGCAACTTCCCGTTGTCGTCACAGATTGATCAGCGCCAGCGCGAGATCATGGAACAGCAGCGGATGGTGCGGGAGATGATGGGGCGTTGAGC
The genomic region above belongs to Pseudomonas sp. PSKL.D1 and contains:
- a CDS encoding M48 family metalloprotease, whose amino-acid sequence is MNLLRPTLLTLACLMALPGHADDLPSLGDASSAIVSPKQEHDLGRAWLSLLRGQVNQLNDPQLKDYVETTVYRLAETSQLQDRRLEFILIDSRELNAFAAPGGIVGVNGGLFLNAQTEGEYASVLAHELAHLSQRHFARGVEAQQRMQLPMMAALLAGIVLAAGGAGDAGIGMIAGTQAAAIQEQRRFSRQNEQEADRIGIQNLEKAGYDPRNMPTMFERLARQYRYDAKPPEFLLTHPVTESRIADTRNRAEQAPKGGVEDSMRYQLIRARVALTYEGTPGLAAKRFRAQLDEDPKLDAARYGLALAQIKGGQLNEARENLKPLLAKAPNDITYNLAQIDLDITNNRLADAQQRAERMQGLYPGNYPLKQVRADLLVKQKKPAEAEKVLDDLLKSRPDDPDVWYDVAEVRGLSGNTIGLHRARAEYFTLVGDFDQAIQQLDYAKRRAGSNFPLSSQIDQRQREIMEQQRMVREMMGR